A window of Ovis canadensis isolate MfBH-ARS-UI-01 breed Bighorn chromosome X, ARS-UI_OviCan_v2, whole genome shotgun sequence contains these coding sequences:
- the RAI2 gene encoding retinoic acid-induced protein 2 isoform X2 → MDDLQSQNLAMDMSDSSPALTNNRLENGMAQLITTEAWNINSTDLVEGSSAPELNQSGNATYVMTAQGPVQLPVVLEQHVFQHLNSPLVLPPEAPGSSGAIHNNLFQGARDPEAQPQLLDLRIPSQPQEPPLPFEAVLHNLFPAQGALGPPPCQPPPGYAPVPPQPFNSPLSPLVPPATLLVPYPVIVPLPVPLPIPIPIPVPQSSEAKFSPTCPKPPSAFGLHPFKGPQSPLQKEEVKPFDLFQPREYFQLGRHTVIKMGSENEALDLSMKSVPWLKAGEVSPPMSQEDTALDLSLAAHRKPEPPPETLYDSSGSVDSPGHPVLEKLPSGMEVPFVPATTQEAASVMESHGGSSDATELPSQPSGEVKAGNHMEMVSESQAAKVIVSVEDTVPTIFCGKIKGLSGVSTKNFSFRREDSMFQGSDTNSPGEEALGNMEALRKPTKNRSIKLKKVNSQEIHMLPIKKQRLATFFPRK, encoded by the exons ATGGACGATCTACAGTCCCAGAACCTCGCCATGGACATGAGCGACTCCTCCCCCGCCTTGACCAATAACAgactggagaatggcatggcccAGCTGATCACCACCGAGGCCTGGAACATCAACTCCACCGACCTG GTGGAGGGCAGCTCGGCGCCTGAGCTCAACCAGAGCGGCAACGCCACGTACGTGATGACAGCGCAAGGGCCCGTGCAGCTCCCAGTGGTGCTGGAGCAGCACGTGTTCCAGCACCTCAACTCCCCGCTGGTCCTGCCGCCGGAAGCCCCGGGCTCCTCTGGCGCCATCCACAACAACCTCTTCCAGGGGGCCCGGGACCCCGAGGCGCAACCCCAGCTCCTGGATCTGCGGATCCCCAGCCAGCCGCAGGAGCCCCCACTGCCCTTCGAAGCCGTGCTCCACAATCTGTTTCCTGCCCAGGGTGCGCTCGGCCCCCCGCCCTGCCAGCCTCCCCCAGGCTATGCCCCAGTGCCCCCCCAGCCATTCAACTCCCCCTTGTCACCCCTGGTCCCGCCGGCCACGCTCCTGGTGCCCTACCCGGTGATCGTGCCCCTGCCCGTGccactccccatccccatccccatccctgtGCCTCAGAGCTCCGAAGCCAAGTTCAGCCCGACTTGCCCCAAGCCGCCATCTGCCTTTGGCCTCCACCCCTTTAAAGGCCCCCAGAGCCCTCTCCAGAAGGAGGAAGTAAAGCCCTTCGACCTGTTCCAGCCCCGGGAGTACTTCCAGCTCGGCCGCCACACTGTCATCAAGATGGGGAGTGAGAATGAGGCCCTGGATCTCTCCATGAAGTCAGTGCCCTGGCTCAAGGCTGGCGAAGTCAGCCCCCCAATGAGCCAGGAAGACACAGCCCTAGACCTGTCACTGGCCGCCCACCGGAAACCTGAACCTCCCCCCGAGACACTGTATGACAGCAGCGGGTCCGTGGACAGCCCAGGTCACCCGGTGCTGGAGAAACTGCCCAGTGGCATGGAAGTGCCCTTTGTCCCCGCCACGACACAGGAGGCTGCATCTGTCATGGAGAGTCACGGGGGCAGCAGCGACGCCACCGAGCTACCCAGCCAGCCTAGTGGCGAGGTCAAGGCTGGAAATCACATGGAGATGGTGAGCGAGTCCCAGGCGGCCAAGGTGATCGTCTCCGTCGAAGACACTGTGCCTACCATCTTCTGTGGCAAGATCAAAGGCCTCTCGGGGGTGTCCACCAAGAACTTCTCCTTCAGACGAGAAGACTCCATGTTTCAGGGCTCCGACACCAACAGCCCAGGAGAAGAGGCCCTGGGAAACATGGAGGCCCTCAGGAAACCCACCAAAAACCGGAGCATAAAGTTAAAGAAAGTGAACTCCCAGGAAATACACATGCTCCCAATCAAAAAACAACGGCTGGCCACCTTTTTTCCAAGAAAGTAa
- the RAI2 gene encoding retinoic acid-induced protein 2 isoform X1 yields MDDLQSQNLAMDMSDSSPALTNNRLENGMAQLITTEAWNINSTDLVKKALVTVPAPSILNPPAESQSGVALKVAATVLQPLCLGESPVVMPIHMQVEGSSAPELNQSGNATYVMTAQGPVQLPVVLEQHVFQHLNSPLVLPPEAPGSSGAIHNNLFQGARDPEAQPQLLDLRIPSQPQEPPLPFEAVLHNLFPAQGALGPPPCQPPPGYAPVPPQPFNSPLSPLVPPATLLVPYPVIVPLPVPLPIPIPIPVPQSSEAKFSPTCPKPPSAFGLHPFKGPQSPLQKEEVKPFDLFQPREYFQLGRHTVIKMGSENEALDLSMKSVPWLKAGEVSPPMSQEDTALDLSLAAHRKPEPPPETLYDSSGSVDSPGHPVLEKLPSGMEVPFVPATTQEAASVMESHGGSSDATELPSQPSGEVKAGNHMEMVSESQAAKVIVSVEDTVPTIFCGKIKGLSGVSTKNFSFRREDSMFQGSDTNSPGEEALGNMEALRKPTKNRSIKLKKVNSQEIHMLPIKKQRLATFFPRK; encoded by the coding sequence ATGGACGATCTACAGTCCCAGAACCTCGCCATGGACATGAGCGACTCCTCCCCCGCCTTGACCAATAACAgactggagaatggcatggcccAGCTGATCACCACCGAGGCCTGGAACATCAACTCCACCGACCTGGTAAAGAAGGCGCTGGTGACCGTGCCAGCCCcatccatcctgaaccccccggCTGAGTCCCAGAGCGGCGTGGCTCTCAAGGTGGCGGCCACCGTGCTGCAGCCCCTGTGCCTGGGGGAGAGCCCCGTGGTGATGCCCATTCACATGCAGGTGGAGGGCAGCTCGGCGCCTGAGCTCAACCAGAGCGGCAACGCCACGTACGTGATGACAGCGCAAGGGCCCGTGCAGCTCCCAGTGGTGCTGGAGCAGCACGTGTTCCAGCACCTCAACTCCCCGCTGGTCCTGCCGCCGGAAGCCCCGGGCTCCTCTGGCGCCATCCACAACAACCTCTTCCAGGGGGCCCGGGACCCCGAGGCGCAACCCCAGCTCCTGGATCTGCGGATCCCCAGCCAGCCGCAGGAGCCCCCACTGCCCTTCGAAGCCGTGCTCCACAATCTGTTTCCTGCCCAGGGTGCGCTCGGCCCCCCGCCCTGCCAGCCTCCCCCAGGCTATGCCCCAGTGCCCCCCCAGCCATTCAACTCCCCCTTGTCACCCCTGGTCCCGCCGGCCACGCTCCTGGTGCCCTACCCGGTGATCGTGCCCCTGCCCGTGccactccccatccccatccccatccctgtGCCTCAGAGCTCCGAAGCCAAGTTCAGCCCGACTTGCCCCAAGCCGCCATCTGCCTTTGGCCTCCACCCCTTTAAAGGCCCCCAGAGCCCTCTCCAGAAGGAGGAAGTAAAGCCCTTCGACCTGTTCCAGCCCCGGGAGTACTTCCAGCTCGGCCGCCACACTGTCATCAAGATGGGGAGTGAGAATGAGGCCCTGGATCTCTCCATGAAGTCAGTGCCCTGGCTCAAGGCTGGCGAAGTCAGCCCCCCAATGAGCCAGGAAGACACAGCCCTAGACCTGTCACTGGCCGCCCACCGGAAACCTGAACCTCCCCCCGAGACACTGTATGACAGCAGCGGGTCCGTGGACAGCCCAGGTCACCCGGTGCTGGAGAAACTGCCCAGTGGCATGGAAGTGCCCTTTGTCCCCGCCACGACACAGGAGGCTGCATCTGTCATGGAGAGTCACGGGGGCAGCAGCGACGCCACCGAGCTACCCAGCCAGCCTAGTGGCGAGGTCAAGGCTGGAAATCACATGGAGATGGTGAGCGAGTCCCAGGCGGCCAAGGTGATCGTCTCCGTCGAAGACACTGTGCCTACCATCTTCTGTGGCAAGATCAAAGGCCTCTCGGGGGTGTCCACCAAGAACTTCTCCTTCAGACGAGAAGACTCCATGTTTCAGGGCTCCGACACCAACAGCCCAGGAGAAGAGGCCCTGGGAAACATGGAGGCCCTCAGGAAACCCACCAAAAACCGGAGCATAAAGTTAAAGAAAGTGAACTCCCAGGAAATACACATGCTCCCAATCAAAAAACAACGGCTGGCCACCTTTTTTCCAAGAAAGTAa